Proteins from one Ictidomys tridecemlineatus isolate mIctTri1 chromosome 14, mIctTri1.hap1, whole genome shotgun sequence genomic window:
- the Casp3 gene encoding caspase-3 isoform X1 — translation MENNENSVDSKSIKNFEQKTIHGSKSMDSGISLDNRYKMDYPEMGLCLIINNKNFHKSTGMAYRSGTDVDAANLREIFMNLKYEVRNKNDLTREEIVELLHNVSKEDHSKRSSFVCIILSHGDEGIIFGTNGPVDLKKLTSFFRGDYCRSLTGKPKLFIIQACRGTELDCGIETDSGIDDDMACHKIPVEADFLYAYSTAPGYYSWRNSKDGSWFIQSLCALLKQYAHKLEFMHILTRVNRKVATEFESFSLDSTFHAKKQIPCIVSMLTKELYFYP, via the exons ATGGAGAACAATGAAAACTCAGTGGATtcaaaatccattaaaaattttGAACA AAAGACCATACATGGAAGCAAATCAATGGACTCTGGAATATCCTTGGACAATCGTTACAAAATGGATTATCCTGAAATGGGTTTATGTTTAATCATTAATAATAAGAACTTTCATAAAAGCACTG GAATGGCCTATCGGTCTGGTACAGATGTAGATGCAGCAAACCTCAGAGAAATATTCATGAACTTGAAATATGAAGTCAGGAATAAAAATGACCTTACACGTGAAGAAATTGTGGAGTTATTGCACAATG TTTCTAAAGAAGATCATAGCAAAAGGAGCAGCTTTGTTTGTATAATTCTAAGCCATGGTGATGAAGGAATAATATTTGGAACAAATGGACCTGTTGACCTGAAAAAATTAACAAGTTTCTTCAGAGGAGATTATTGTAGAAGTCTAACTGGAAAACCCAAACTTTTCATTATTCAG GCCTGCCGGGGTACAGAACTAGACTGTGGCATTGAGACAGACAGTGGCATTGATGATGACATGGCATGCCACAAAATACCAGTAGAGGCCGACTTCTTATATGCATATTCTACAGCACCAG GTTACTATTCCTGGCGAAATTCCAAGGATGGATCCTGGTTCATCCAGTCACTGTGTGCTCTGCTGAAACAATACGCTCATAAGCTTGAGTTTATGCATATTCTCACTCGGGTAAACCGGAAGGTAGCAACAGAATTTGAGTCCTTTTCTCTTGACTCCACTTTTCATGCAAAGAAACAGATTCCATGTATTGTGTCCATGCTCACAAAAGAACTGTATTTTTATCCCTAA
- the Casp3 gene encoding caspase-3 isoform X2 produces the protein MDSGISLDNRYKMDYPEMGLCLIINNKNFHKSTGMAYRSGTDVDAANLREIFMNLKYEVRNKNDLTREEIVELLHNVSKEDHSKRSSFVCIILSHGDEGIIFGTNGPVDLKKLTSFFRGDYCRSLTGKPKLFIIQACRGTELDCGIETDSGIDDDMACHKIPVEADFLYAYSTAPGYYSWRNSKDGSWFIQSLCALLKQYAHKLEFMHILTRVNRKVATEFESFSLDSTFHAKKQIPCIVSMLTKELYFYP, from the exons ATGGACTCTGGAATATCCTTGGACAATCGTTACAAAATGGATTATCCTGAAATGGGTTTATGTTTAATCATTAATAATAAGAACTTTCATAAAAGCACTG GAATGGCCTATCGGTCTGGTACAGATGTAGATGCAGCAAACCTCAGAGAAATATTCATGAACTTGAAATATGAAGTCAGGAATAAAAATGACCTTACACGTGAAGAAATTGTGGAGTTATTGCACAATG TTTCTAAAGAAGATCATAGCAAAAGGAGCAGCTTTGTTTGTATAATTCTAAGCCATGGTGATGAAGGAATAATATTTGGAACAAATGGACCTGTTGACCTGAAAAAATTAACAAGTTTCTTCAGAGGAGATTATTGTAGAAGTCTAACTGGAAAACCCAAACTTTTCATTATTCAG GCCTGCCGGGGTACAGAACTAGACTGTGGCATTGAGACAGACAGTGGCATTGATGATGACATGGCATGCCACAAAATACCAGTAGAGGCCGACTTCTTATATGCATATTCTACAGCACCAG GTTACTATTCCTGGCGAAATTCCAAGGATGGATCCTGGTTCATCCAGTCACTGTGTGCTCTGCTGAAACAATACGCTCATAAGCTTGAGTTTATGCATATTCTCACTCGGGTAAACCGGAAGGTAGCAACAGAATTTGAGTCCTTTTCTCTTGACTCCACTTTTCATGCAAAGAAACAGATTCCATGTATTGTGTCCATGCTCACAAAAGAACTGTATTTTTATCCCTAA